The DNA segment CCGTTACGGTCCACGAACTCCTCACAGGTGATAACCCCACCGGTTGCGGTGTGAGATGGTGAATGGACGATCTGCGGGTACGAGCCGGTGACGAGGGTATAGTTGTAGGTTTCTTGCGCGTGGAGGGTGAATGGGCGGTCAAAGGTGATGGTGTGCCAGTCGCCGGTATAGCCGTTCCATTGCGCTTCTGCTGTCCCGTTTGCAGAGGAGATGGCAGCATAGGCGGTATGCCCACCGGTACCGGCGCAGTTATACGTGTATAACGACTGTACGGTGATTGTTTCGTTTGGTTGGATAGTGCCTTTGTGCCTGCCGGCGATACTCGGGTAGTTACCTTCACCCGTATCGAAGACCGGGAGGAGAGCTGGTGTTGGACAGGTAACTGTTCCGCCAGTCCACGTTACGGCGAGATCGCCGACCGACGGATCGTTCAACTTGCTCGGCGGCGAGAAGGACAATGGCGTTACACAGCCACTCGCAGTGCAGCACTGAATGGTGAGCGTGCCGATCAGTACCGTGCCACTCACCGTCGGCTGCCCCAGCGGCCTGAGGAAGACCAGCCATTCTCGACCATCAAACCGTGTATCCCACGTGCCCTGCCACGAGGGGCCGTACGCCACCTGTGTGACCTGAGCGCAGCCAGGGATATACGTGAGGTTTATCTGACCAGCACCAAAGGTATCCGTAGTATTTGCCCATAGTTGCACTTCTATCGTATCACGAAATGGTGCCGTGCTATGCTGCGGGAATAGGTACACCGTGTTATCGGGTACTGCTGCTACGAGAAGCACGGCAAGTACTGCAAGCACTGCAAGCCCCACTATACCACCCGCCATACCGGGAACTATTCTCCTGTTCATTTTTTCTAGCCCGTACGATCTTTCACTACTTGGTATGTATGTATTACCTCGCGGATAAGATCAGGTTCATGCTTCACGGTGCACCGCAGCTCAGCGCGTTGATGGTGGGTGGGTGGATGGATGGTCGTTATCGGAACGTCTTCGGAGTCAGCAGCGGTCCACCTGACCGTGCGGTTATCGGTCGTGAGATTCAAGCCACGGAAAAGCCGTTCGGTTTGTGCACGCTCAGCTCATGAGCAGTTAGGATGAATCACACGTCAGAACCGTCTGAACCGGCAGATCAATGACAAGGGAAGGAAATGGTTCTTCGCGTGCATGCCCTGCGGCCGGCGGAGCGGAAAAGGCGCGGGAGAAGCGGACCTGCCGAGGGATCGGGATGCCACTATAAGCTCCGGTGTAGTTGCAAGCACTATAGCACTATATTATGCCTTAAAAACCAGAAACAGACCTTAAGCAAGCTCGGCTCACTGCAGCCGTATCGCCTGGCCGTTGCTGTTCGTTCACGACCTCATAAGGCCGCAATTCCGGCAAGGATAAGGCAAAAAATAAAAAGTGAAAGAGGCTTATTTTCGCCTCTTCCGTACAATTGCAACAGCAGCGATTGCCGCTAGCAGGCTGACGAGTGCGATGAGGCCGGCGGGTGTGAACGCGGGCAGACGCTCAACCTGAGGCTCCACGGTGAAGCCCCAGATATCAACTTCGCCGTGATCAAACCGATCCGGGCCAACTCCACGCCCCCCCCGTGAGGATCTCCACGATACCATCACCATCCACATCGCGGGAATACGTGGTGTAGGCGAAGCTGTCCATCATCTCCGGTCCTATCCACTCCTCGCTGTACTTGTTCTGCAGCACCAGGCCGTCCCAGGAATAGACTCGCAAGACGTTCGCACCGGGCGTTTCATGGACCGCTCCCACAGCTATAGCATCCTTCACTCCATCCAGATCCACGTCCTCAGCGGCGGCAGCAAAGAACTCCACGTTACCTCGCGCGCTTTGCCACGCTTCATACGCCTCCAGGTCGAATTCCACTCCGTCCCAATCCCACACCGTGATGAGCCCAAAGAAAGGGTCGTCCAATTCGAGCATTGAACCTATCGCTCTGCCTGCAGTGACCAGTTCGAGTAACCCATCACCATCCAGATCGCCGATCGCTAACCCCACCGCGCTGCTCGACTCCATCGTCTTCCAGTGGGCTCCTGCTTCGAGGGTCATCGCTGCTCCATCCCAACGCCAGACCCGTAGATCAATATAATCGGCCGTATCTCCAGCCGTCACGATCTCAATGACACTGTCCCCATCAACATCACCGAGGGCCACACCAAATGCCGTGGTGCCACTGGTGCCCCACGTCTCACTATGCTCTTCCGTTACTGCTGATCCATCCCAGGTTAAAATGCGAATTATCCCGTAAGTGGAATCCGTATACGCCGATCCCGCGAGAACGATTTCGACTTCGCCATCACTATCGACATCCCCCGCCGCGAGGTCGTATATATGCTCGGTTGTCCAACCTGGTGGTGGATCCTCGAACAAGCCGAATTTCTCTTGAAGCACTAAGGCGTTGGTTGCGCTGTCCCAGTGCCATATCCGCAACTCGGAGTCTTCTAAATCAGGCACATACGTAACGGAAAGGATCTCCACAACACCGTCTCCGTCAACATCAGCGCAGTGTACCGCGCGGCCAAGCGTTCGGCTCGTTCCCTCCTGCCACGCCACCTCCGTGAGGAGCGTGTAGGTTGCACCGTTCCAGTGACTGATCCGTAGCTCTGCTGAGTCCGGCAAGCTACCGATTGTGACGATCTCAACCGTGCCATCACCGTCGAGGTCCGTGGCACAGATATCCGCCACCTGGCCTTGCTCCACCAGCCAAAGCTCAGTATGCTCTAAGATAAGGTTCCCCGGTTCGACTGCAGCCGCCAGGGGAAAAAGGGGCAGTAAGCATACCGTGATCGCGATGGTGGCCAGTAGTCGTAGCCGTTTTTGTGTATCCACTTGTATCACCTCCTGATCTGGCATTTGGTGCTGCCCTATTTTAAACCTTTCGCTTTCGTTCGCTTCACGGGGCCGTCAGGTTGTTGGGGCTGGTGATCTAAACTCACCAGCTGTATTTTACACCCCTGCGGCATAATTTCCGCGCTGATTCTGCTCGGGCACCCAGGAACGTTACCGCCCCGGGTCGCCACAAGCTTTAAATACCCAGAACGCCGATGGACTAGACAAGGAGGTGAGGAAAAGAAATGGCACTTAACGCTGAGGTGATTGACAAGATGGCAGCACTCCTGACCGCTGCATTCGGCCTGGTCGCTGCGCTTGCGTGGAATGGCGCGATACTCGCGATCTTTAAAGAGATTTTCGGCACCGCCGAGACCGTACCTGCCTTGCTCGTCTACGCCGTGGTCGTCACTATCATCGCTGTTATTGTTACCATCTGGATAGCAAAAGCTGCTGAGAAAGCGAAATAAAATACGGAGAGCTCTCTGCAACTCGTGCTGTCGTGGACCGCAGTTATAAGAACGAACATTGCCTTTTCACGGACAGTCAGTCGTCTGCCTGTCCGTTTTTATTCCCGCTTGATCGTGCTTCTCTATCTTTTGCACGCTTAATAGTGGTTTTGTTTTACTTCTGCTTGCTGTGCCGATCGTATGAAGCCGAAGCCACCGGTAACTCTGCTATTTCAATAAGGTACGACTGACGAGACAGGAAAAAAAGAAAGGGAGTTGGAACGGTCTACCAACCCACACCACTACTTCCTTTCAAAGGCAACCCACGTTTCTGTTGTTGATACGTTCCGGCTTTTGTGAAGGAAATCAATGATCACATTCGAATCCTCAGCTTCGTAGATCCAGATTGCGTCATACCGGCCGAGCGTGTGATACACCTGTAAGAACTTCACGCCCTTCGGTGGCTCTTTGAGCAGCTGGTCACCGAATTTCCTCGCTTCTTCTGTCATACCAGGATTGATCTTCACGCAGGTGATGAACAGCATTTCTTTCGTCTCACCTCCTGGTATGCTATTGGTGGTTAAAAGATAAGAGTCTTTCCCCACCTCGAGAATAAGCAGACGAGCTACAACTTCGGCGAGATACCGCATCGCACGCTGAGGGGACCATTTCGACGGGAGAGAGCCCGCCATAAAGGTTCACGTTCCGTGAATTGGCCTGCACTCGCTAGAGGACGAATAAATAATGCGGGGCTTGTAGGGTGCTGCTATCCGGGTAACGCGAGCGACAAGCGAGTTCCAAAGCTTTCAGTAATCGTTCGTTGACGGGTCGCCGACTACGGATGACGATTGCGCCGTCCAAGACGTCACTGCTCTGGTGGTTACCGCCAACCGGGAGAGGAAGCATCACGAACGCCATCGCCGGACCGTCTCATTCGTCCGACGAGCGCTACAGGATATAGGGCATAGATTCCGCCCTGGTTACTCTGACCATCAGGGTGATAAATCGAATGGGCGCTGATGAGCTGTTGTGCAGGAAGTGGATCGTTTCCGGCGGTATATAAATCACATCGCCAGCTGCTACTTCGCGCTGTTCGTCCCCTATATGCATGACACCGTTACCAGACAGGAGGTAGTAGAGTTCCTCCGCGTCCGGATGGAAGTGTGGCTGGATTGTCTGACCTTCCTGAAGGTACGTCTCGTAGATTGCCGCTATCCGGCGTGCGCAAACACTGAGATTCAGGCCACCCTGCAACTTCTCGACGAACATCTCCCATTTTCAGCTCAGCGGCCAGAGAAGATAAAACTTATCGAGCGCGGTATTTGGCTATATCTCGCGGCTGCGGGGCAAGAAGGCGATCCTCGAGACGGGCATCTGGGTCGAGAATACCGCCACACGCCACTACGACGAACTGCTCATACCGATCGAATGGGATGATGATGTTAATTGTTCTGTTCACGGTCATTTTTCACCGGCTAAACCTGGGGGCGTGGCACGGCATCGGTTCACCATGCAGAATCAGCAGCCTCGTTCGGCTCTTCAAACCCGAGTGTGTCCACGATTCGGCCCAGTTCCGCGCCTGAAGTCTCATCACCCACGGCATAGCCCCGGGAGTTCGCGAGCAGTGCCGCGCCAATGAGCGGAATACCGAAATTCACACTCCCGATACCTACGGGCAGCTCAAAGATATGCTCCAGGAACTCTAATTCTTCATACGTAGCGTTCCGATGCGCCAGAACGCCCTTGTTCGTCGCTACTGCAGCCATGCCAACCGTCTTCACGCCGCCGATCGTGCCCGTATGCACCTGCACGCCGAGCGTGGCGTGAATGAGCTCCCGCGTCTCCTCCCGTAGCTCGGGATGCACGAGCGCCACGGAATCGTTTGCCAATATGATATTGCCCGCAGCACTCAGCACTTCCGCTTCAGGCAGTTTGCTCAGCTGCACGTGCACGCCCGCAGCACGTGCCGCCGCCTCGATGTGCTCGAGCTCACTGTCCAGTGCGTATGGTGAGAAGACCAGGCCCTGTGAGTTCCCCGCGACCAGACAGCCGACCAGTGAGGTCTCCGCAACGAGTGTTCGCACCGCCGGGACACCCAGCGCGCGCTCCAGCTCGCTCACAAGCCGCTGAGGCACGAAACGCGGTACAAGGACGAGGGACTCGGTGCAGAGGGCAACGACGCCAATAAACGAGGTGCCTTCGATCGTAAAAAGCCTTCTTATCTCCTGCTCGCCTCGCCGCTTCATCAATCAAAAAACCTTATTCAACCAGCTCAGCCTTGACAACGTCCTCTTCTTCCGTTACCTTCACGCGAATTCTTGACGGTGGCTTCTGCGAACCCCGTTCCCACACCTTCTCATTTATTGATGAATCCAAAAGGACGATATCTGATTTGGTATGGTGCTGCAGGAAATCACGAATCACGCTTATTGCTCGGGTGCTCCGCTTCCACCGCGGCGTCTTCTTCACCGACCGGAGCGGTATGGTATAGATCCGCTCACCAGTGCCCTTCCCTTTCTCTTCGCCCATCTTCGTTCGTGCTTACTCCCTTAATTACTTTACGTTACTTTACTTTACAGACCGTGTTTACGTTTACACTACACCTTGAGTTTTGTGCGTCGCCAGTGTCGCCGTTTCGGGTGCGTGGTCACGTGCCGATTCGTCCGCACCATGATCCATGCGGGAACCCGCCTATTCTGCCGATTCGCCTTCGCGAGCCTGATCTTTTTGCCTCGCGTGTTCTTGCCCCATGCCATTGCTCTGTATACTATCAAGGAGCAACTCATATTTAAATATCCGCGGGTGCAAGAGGTAAGTAAACACTTCTCGGTGAACGCGTGTGAGCAGAATGACGATGAAACTCGGGATCACCACCCATTTTGACGCGGCGCATTCGCTCGCCCTGCATCCGGGAAAATGCAAACAGCTTCACGGGCACACGTACCGTGTGGATATCGTTGTGGAAGGCGAGCAGCATGAAGAGACCGGTTGTGTGGCCGATTTTGCGGAATTGAAGGCTGTCATCGCCGATGTGCTCGCTCTGGTTGATCACACGTATCTCAACGAGGTGCTGCGGTATCCGACGAGTGAGAATATCGCGCTCTTCTTGCAGTCTGAATTGGAACAGCGCTTCTCCGGCTCGACCTTGGGCGTTTCGCTTCATTCCGTACGCGTCTGGGAAGCGACGGACAAGTGGGTTCTAGTCGAGCGGTGAGTAACGCGATCACGAGAGCGGCTCAACCGCGATCAGATTCAATTCATATCGCAACGCCGTGGAATCGTAGAAAAGCACGCCCTCTGCCACGATCGTATCGCCCTCCTGAAGCTCCGAGATACCGAGTGCTCCGCTCACGGGCTTCGCACGCAGTCGATAGGTACCCGTTCCGTCGGCAATATACAGAACGGACGTGTAAAGATCCTCGACCGTGCCAGCAAGGCGTATCCGCGTCCCTTCGAACCGCTCAGGCTCGCGAGCGAGCTGTGGAACGAACAGTATCCGGTTCGCGCTCGTGTTCACTTTCGCGATCGCATGCTCAGCGGTAACGAGCTCGTATTCACCGCGATAAACCTGGACGCGGCCCTCAGCCACAACCTCGTCGCCGTAACTCAGATCACGGACGATCCCCGACTGATCCGAAGGGATAACGAAGAGGAGCAGTGACGTCTGATTTGCCGCCAGTCTCAACTGCACATAGCCCTGTTCCGTTACGCTCACGTCCGTAACGACACCACGTGTACGGACGCTAGCGCCTTCGTAGCGCGCGACCTCGTCAAGTGGCACCGTTTGCGGCACCATGAGTAAGGATACGCCATAGAGTATCACAATCCCGAGCACCGAGAAGAAGAGCACTACTGCGCCGGCGCGATCCATAAGCCTGCTTCATAGAAGAGATATACAGAGATGCATAAAATATTTGCGATTACACCGGTGGGTTACCGGCAGGTGCTGCCCCAGCTCACCGGAGGAGAGCAGTGGCTCCGCAACGGACGAAAGAAGCACTCACCGGGTCGCTTTATCTATTCAGCCGGCCACGGACCGCAGCGACGATGAGCGGTAGCGCTACGGTGGCGTCACCGTAAAGGGTCACGGTCTTCGCGTGCTCGCTGACTTTACCCCACGATTTCGCCTCCTCCAGGGTCGCACCGCTCAGGCTCCCATCTTCCGGTGTGCTGGTTGTAATTTGAATGGCGTAATCGAGCCCGTCTTTACCCGCCGGCCGCGGTGCGACCAGCGCCGCCTGGAAGATGAAATTCTTGGGCACGCCGCCGCCAAGAATGAGCGCGCCCGCGCGTGGTGCCACGGAGAAGAGCTCGACCAACTCCTTCAGGTCATCAAAAGCATCGACCTCGAGCGAGCCCATTTGCTTGTAGAGCCAGGCGTGGAGCCCGATCATGGAATCAGCAATCGCCGGGCAG comes from the Methanomicrobia archaeon genome and includes:
- a CDS encoding VCBS repeat-containing protein gives rise to the protein MPDQEVIQVDTQKRLRLLATIAITVCLLPLFPLAAAVEPGNLILEHTELWLVEQGQVADICATDLDGDGTVEIVTIGSLPDSAELRISHWNGATYTLLTEVAWQEGTSRTLGRAVHCADVDGDGVVEILSVTYVPDLEDSELRIWHWDSATNALVLQEKFGLFEDPPPGWTTEHIYDLAAGDVDSDGEVEIVLAGSAYTDSTYGIIRILTWDGSAVTEEHSETWGTSGTTAFGVALGDVDGDSVIEIVTAGDTADYIDLRVWRWDGAAMTLEAGAHWKTMESSSAVGLAIGDLDGDGLLELVTAGRAIGSMLELDDPFFGLITVWDWDGVEFDLEAYEAWQSARGNVEFFAAAAEDVDLDGVKDAIAVGAVHETPGANVLRVYSWDGLVLQNKYSEEWIGPEMMDSFAYTTYSRDVDGDGIVEILTGGAWSWPGSV
- a CDS encoding cupin domain-containing protein → MFVEKLQGGLNLSVCARRIAAIYETYLQEGQTIQPHFHPDAEELYYLLSGNGVMHIGDEQREVAAGDVIYIPPETIHFLHNSSSAPIRFITLMVRVTRAESMPYIL
- a CDS encoding translation initiation factor IF-6, producing MKRRGEQEIRRLFTIEGTSFIGVVALCTESLVLVPRFVPQRLVSELERALGVPAVRTLVAETSLVGCLVAGNSQGLVFSPYALDSELEHIEAAARAAGVHVQLSKLPEAEVLSAAGNIILANDSVALVHPELREETRELIHATLGVQVHTGTIGGVKTVGMAAVATNKGVLAHRNATYEELEFLEHIFELPVGIGSVNFGIPLIGAALLANSRGYAVGDETSGAELGRIVDTLGFEEPNEAADSAW
- a CDS encoding 50S ribosomal protein L31e, encoding MGEEKGKGTGERIYTIPLRSVKKTPRWKRSTRAISVIRDFLQHHTKSDIVLLDSSINEKVWERGSQKPPSRIRVKVTEEEDVVKAELVE
- a CDS encoding 50S ribosomal protein L39e, giving the protein MAWGKNTRGKKIRLAKANRQNRRVPAWIMVRTNRHVTTHPKRRHWRRTKLKV
- the queD gene encoding 6-carboxytetrahydropterin synthase QueD yields the protein MTMKLGITTHFDAAHSLALHPGKCKQLHGHTYRVDIVVEGEQHEETGCVADFAELKAVIADVLALVDHTYLNEVLRYPTSENIALFLQSELEQRFSGSTLGVSLHSVRVWEATDKWVLVER